The genomic interval CTTGCGTAGCAGCTGCAACGTTGTCcgcataaatatttaaatcttACGAGGACTCTTAAAAATCCGAATAATGGTATAGAATAATTCATAGATCCTCGTCGAGGTTCAAGGTTcttatatatattgtatatttttttcgtcatttattcattttttctcagtttttatttttttttatttttttttattacttcgaAAAAGAGTAGAGAAGTTAGGaaaatcgatgagaaaaaaaaaattttgaaacgaattttctctcttctttcagGTGGAAAAAACGCACTGGAGACAACTGCACTACTTCTGAAATGCCTGAAGGAAAGGGACCCGAAGGCAAGTTTGAACGAGGATCTCAATATCCCGATAGTTTATTACCTCGTTATTTATTCGCtagttgaataatttgatttacgtttttttttgttttctctctctttaccGTAGCTCCTCGAAAAATTGGACATCTTCTAAATTggcgtatgaaaattttgggGCGAAATTACCCACCGTATCGCACGCATCGAGCACCGTTTGAAACTGCCATGCGAAATGtatttcattctatttcaATAAATCTCTGACTTCACGTTCGAAATTTGTAGATTTTTGTAAACTGCACCCGCGTCGAACGACCGACCGAACAAACAATTCGAATcgttcctgttttttttttaccttccttttttccatcgcatGGAAACGTTGTGTCGGTGAGCGGTAAAAACacgcgattgaaaaattaaaatatctgGAACAAACCAGAAGGCTAATTAGTTTAATCTTAGTTAGTCCTGCGAAGCGGGTGTATAATTCCCCTTGGGGGAAAACTGGCCCTCAAATAAATTACTTTATTATCGCAAATAGCTGACTATagtgcacgtatacatacggtaCATGGGCTGGTATGTACAGCTACTAACGGTGACAAGAGAAAATCGTGATTGGTTTGCAGACTTTGCACAGTGACGTTACCCGCGGGGGTGAGGCTTTTTTCCCCTGCGGAATGTTTTCGTAAAAATGTTAAATTCGTTGAATCAAgtcttttaattttcgatcgatgcggaactttgaaaaaaaaatttttccacccaaCACTCGTTTTCATTCCGATTAAATATGATtggcatttttcttccttttttttttttcattcgttcgttcgttcgtttattccaTCCAGAGACTCTGAAttcaaattatgaaaataacaatgaaCCGGATTATCATCTACCTTGCGGTGTACTAAATGGCCGCAGATATTTCTCTGGAGagttttgtcatttttcgGGCGTCTAATTAGGCAAACTTCTCGCGGTTATGAACCGAGTGTGGTTAACCAGAACCTTATTTCCGAGTCGTCCGACCCGAAACTCACGTTCACCCGAGACAACGCGTGTTTCCTTGAGATTAAATTTTAATCCGTTCAATCTctagtttttttaattaatcaaaaaaaaaaaaaaatgcgttttcgttttcgtttttttttatcgcgtaaCTTTGAATCGTTGAATACCTCGTTGGGTTCCATCCGAGTTCACAGAGCGTCGTTCGGTCCGCGGATTTATCCGAATATGcacaccgtatacgtataggtacatacatacgtatagtgtACGGTATTATACAAGTTGAAATTGGCGTAGATAAAAATTCGCATAAAAGTGTAAATTGGCCAATTGCTAGGCGAATCGGCCCGCGCGGGAAATAAAAGCGAAATGTTGGTAATCAACTCAACGGACGATAGCACGGTGCAAGGGGACCCCGTTCAATGTCCTGCACCGTTATACTCATCGCGATTCGTTACTACTAACATTCAACTCGAATCGCCGCTCGACACGCTTTTATTTACCCTCCGATTAAAaatcactcactcactcacagGGTCGAGGGGGAAActcgttcagtttttttttctctcaacttttTCACTTCTCCGTGTACTTCGTTTTCCCCTCGTCTCCGTTCGCTACGATCCCCGACGAAATAAAACACGCGAATTTATCTCCGCCGGTACAACGAACGAGCCCCCGAAATAACCCGCATCGGTGAAAATAGTTCTAGCCCCGAGCAGAAGTTTTCCAAACTCGTACAAGCTATGCGTATAATTATTCGTTGTTTCCAAGATTATATCGTCGATAAAAGTTAACTCGTCGTGGCGAAAGACGAGTCcacgcagagagagagaggaaagagagagagagagggaggtgGAGAGGGAGGTGGAGATAGATAGGAGAACGGTGCCTCTCGTACGTCGTGATCTGCAGACGATTGAGCAATTTTCTCCTGATAGGAGAAGTTAGTGGCACCCCGAAGGAGTATAAGGACCGAAAGTCCCGAGGGCGATGGAGTACGGGATAGCCGGTTCCTACGCACTTTCAGCCCTTACGACTCGCCTACCGAAATTCCGGCCGTCGCTAGGAAAGGCGGGCGACTTCTTCGCTCACCGGGGCAGAGGAAAAGGTAGATGGCAATCAGTGCCAAGTGTCGGTCCTGACCTCATAGTTTACACCGGTCGTAAAATTGGCGGAAACAAAAGCCCGTTTCGCCACCGCGTCAATTCCCTTTTTcgcccttctttttctcatcgctgaaaacgaagtaaaaaaatcacgcgaataaaaagaacGGGAAAACTCAACGGGAAATATAAActttcttgtaattttttataagAGCGCCGAGCTACCTAAGGGTTTTTAatttacgtatgtacgcgttcTGGAAATTGGAGCGTGAAAATTGGAGCacggagtcgaaaaaaatctaagaGCTACGAGGTCGcgtagaagaaaattattttattacaggtATCCACTGCGGTTGTATttagttcaagaaattctccGTATTATATACAAACTTGAATTTCCGCTACGGTGTTTTCCGATCAAGcgtaagttattttttttttcttttttcttcctctattTTCCTCCCTTCGTACGTAACTCTATCGCTAAATTTCTATGTATCTCGCACACGGACACAATTTAATCCGCTACACACGCGGTGCGCGAACCGCCCCGCAGTGTCTTGTTTCGGGGGTGGATAAAAATTACGACCATCCGTCAATGTGGAGAAATTCTCTCCGGAGCTTAGCAACTTTGCGAGAAAAATAAGGATGGGGTGGAAATTCTCGTTTCATACGTCACAGGGATCTGGATACGTGTAGGTGTACGTTATGCGgatttacatatgtacaatgcGGATCTATGTTTTTAATATTTGGTAGCATCGCCGTGACCCGATTCCTTGACACTGTGCCCTCGTTGAAATTGGAGACTTTTATATCGTACACTACGTGGAAACGTTTGAGAGCGttcagacaaaaaaaagaaagaaaaatatagggTAGATTTCGTTCGTACTCCGCTCGCCAAATCTACGCTGCGTCACTTCGCCCTCGCATTTCGAGCGTGGGGGCTGTGGAGGGAAAATTCATAGCCACGCCAAAATGGAGAagatcggggggggggaagggggtcgaaggggagggggaaggaAGTAACTGTTTTCCCCCAAGATCGTTTAGTCCCATTCACCATGAATCGATACATCCGCGGCGCGGgttaattggaaaataaagcCACGGACGGTTTGAAGTGGTGATTATTTTAAGAGCTACAAGCAATTAACGGGATGCAGTAGATAAATGTATCGACTACATCGCCATTAGCTCAAGAGTACGGAAATGAATTGCCATCGTCACGGGGGCCATCGGTATTCGGGGTTGAGGTCGAAAAGAGTCCCTCGCGGAATCcgccctttttcttttttttttttttacctatttCTTTCgcctcctgttttttttttttttttttttttttcaatctctttccACCGTACAGCGTAGTAGATACGTGTCTACAATACACCGCCGCGTATTGTTGTACCTATACCGccgtatacacacgtgcgGCCAGCGGCGGAAGACAGAATACGGAACGGTCCAGCACTCCTGGCGCGAAGCCAATGACGTGTTAGCACTTTTTATCCCTCAATGGAGTGAAGTAAAGGGTGAATTTATTTACGATCTCTACACGCGTATTGGTCACGGCATTTTGTAATCATACATTCGACTTCCCCGCACCTTTCTATACCCGCTAATTAATCATTGTCATCGATTTTATATCATACGCCGTAATAACCCGCACGCTATCCCCGGTTCTGCTGCAGCTGCGATGGAAAAAGGAATCATTCGCAAAAATGCGGAGCTAAATATCAAAACTAAggctgacatttttttcgttttcgaaattatgAATCCAGAACCGAGTCCTCGCCCATTTTCCTTACCcggttaattttttcctttttttttatttttttcttttggcgaATTAAACCTGATATTTTAAGCGGGAGATAAGTGAcagaatgagagagagagtagCGGGTGATTCAGCGGGGAAAAATATCATCTCGCAGGATTTCAAGGTGCGGTTTCTACTGCGGATAAATTAGCACCGTCTCGCGCggcgtgtgtatattatacctggCTGTACTGTGAGCGAGGGTTCTCGTCTGAATTAAAGAAAGGAGAGTCGGGAGGGACCGGAGggacgaaagaaagaagagagagaaaaaaggaaaaaaaaaaagggacaagGAAAAGAGGAATTTAGTATGCCGCGGGAACCCGATTTCCTTGACGATGAGATTAAACCTCATGCATAATTAGAAGCGCCGCGATTATTATCAGAGTACAAAGTCGATTGTCAGAGTTGCCGGGGCAGCGACTACAGCTAATTGCAAAACTATACGGtatgaggaaattttttcggatcGTCTCAACTTTGACTGCGCgacagtcgtcgtcgtcgtcgtagtcgtcgtcgtcgtcgtcgtcattattatttgtacACAAGTATACTCGTACAACCGTACCgggtattatttattcattcggcgTTTGTCACCTGCGCGTTGTCAGAGGTCCATATAATATATTGGTCGAAAGCGTCGCAAACTTCTACGCCTGTTACATATTTCATGAATGCACGTAGCTCGCAGGGGTGATACGAGGACACACCGGGATTATGAAGCTCCCAACTCCCGAGGCTTCCTCGAGTCCCGTTGATTTCGAACTAGCCTCCGGGCTCCGACGCTCTTCGGACTCACCCACAACAATTGCCgagaatttttcctccttccgaACCGTCACTCCTTCTATTTTCATCCCGCTCTACGTCAATGAAACTAGATATAAGAGACAgctgaaagaaatgaagaaaaaaaaaaacaactatttATAGAATCTCGTtttactaattaattaattattccgaATTCTGGATTAATGACAACGCTGTGAGATAAAAATCTTGAAACAAAAGGATGCGTTATGTGTGGTGGAGTTTTTGGGAAGAAGGACAAATTTCTCGGGCAGTTCTAGCGGTTGCTTTTATAAACCGGTAATAATTAAGGCGAGGCATTTCTCGTGCCTTAATTTAAactttattaataaaaaaccTTGATAAAAATCACCTCATCCTCGGCCGCTGCACCTACCGCGCGGGCGTATAGATTCTAATCTAAATGTTAAACCACCAGCACGTGCGACCACTACAGAAATAGTCGTTGCGtgataaaaatcataatttataatgtaaggagaataaaataaaaataaaaatttatttatttatttataaaatctaGACGATATAATTACGGCAACGCCGATCCGACGGATTGCGATTTTTCAAGCCCGGCGAATTCTGGCTACAACTACGATGCGATCTACGGTAGAACTCGGACTCGTAGCTGGCTAttcgttgaaacaaaacaaCGGAACTATTAACAACGAATTTTCACTGTTTGTAAACAAGATCGCCCGTCCATTTCGGGGGCTGCCAAATTAGCCGAGTTATCACAACATAGTTTCGAACGactttaaattaaaaaattaaacctCACCTCCACCGATCCATGCCCGAATGAACGATATCTAGATCGCAAAGATGTGCGATCACTGCTCGTGAGTTAAAATTAACCGATTTTTGCTTCCTCTGGTTCCCACCCCTAACAACGAAATTCTAGACACACGTCAATTATTTACGAGACTTTCGAGAGTCTCCCTGTACAgtcggagaacaaaaaaaataaataatctcgaataaaaaattcgccTCATCTCGAttacgttatttttcaattgcagAAAAGTCACCGGGCAGAAAGGCTACGGCGGTCAAGTCACATGCAAATGCGAGTGAGTGTTACGCTCctgatttcaaatttcgcatattccttcatttttcttctgtatagatcgatttcatttttattcctttattcgaTATCTTTTAtcgtcgttaaaaattatagaaatttttctttgccaGAGGTGACcacaaaaaggaagaaaaggaagaagccAGCAAGGACAACGGCGGTTGTTGCGGTAAAAAgtaagattttcaaaaaaataacttgTACAATAAAATTTCAGCATCGCGCGAAAAGGCTCGAATGAAATTCAGAAACTACGTCAGGCAACACACTATATGATTATTGTCAACATCGGTGTTCtcacttttctttccttttccacATCGCTCTTCCACGTAGTATTTCGTAACGCGGGTGACACCCGCGCCGGGAATATGAGTCGCGACAAAACTGGCGGTAATGTAAGCGATTCGTTCTCTAAATCACCCGGACCTCGGTAGCGGTAAAAAAAGtaacagagaaaagaaaaaaaaaaaaaaaaaaaacgagataaaaagcCGAAAGGAGAcgtgttttttatattttttcttcgacgaaGCAACGAAGTAAGAAACGAAATAACTCtccgatcgatcgttcgaaaatctccACTTTCCTCTTTGCCGACCCCTCATTGTACCGACGATTAGTCGAATCCGatggataataattatttaccacCCGTATAACCGCCACccgcggtatacatatacgacgCGGCGCAAGGGATCgtacgacgaatgaaaatcgacaaaaataaaacaaacgggggagagaaaaaaaaaacaaaaaaaaacaaatcccgAAGTTGATTTCTAAagccttggaaaattttatgcaCTACGTCAACGCAATAATGCCGCCTCAATGTACTGTGCAGAgtggcggagaaaaaaaaagaaacgaacggcTGCTGCGGCGCCGCTTGCTGTTCATCGGGGGTGgccgttgagaaaaaagaggacaaGGGCGGATGCTGCGCGGGAGGAGCACCACCTACCAAAAAGGATGAGACGAGGCGAAACAGTCGCAGCTCCGCCGGCGGAGGTGggggaggcggcggcggctgctGTGCCGCGGGGAAATAATTTCGCCGCAACGTATCGCGGTGCGCGACGACCGCACGTCGCGGACCTCAGGAATCCCTCTATTCAcccatcaattttatccaGCTGAAAAGCTCCTCGTCCGccccccgacccccgaccCCCGACCCCCGACCCCCGCCCTCCCCGCCGCGCACCTCGACCGAGCTTTCGGTATCAGTCCCGAGTTTTTAGAACCCGAAAGATCACGCGCGCCCGCCGGTCATACGGGTTTGCGGTTTATATTCATCAATCTGGTCCCGCCGCACATCGATCTTAGCTGCACTCTTCACGGATTTACCCGTCACGATTATCCCTACGTATaacgaaccccccccccccccccccccgctcctGCGGCTGTTTTTCGTTACTCtattttcagtttattttactctacgtttttttttcttctcttttcttttcttttttttttttttcttgttttttcttaccctTGCGACAAGCCGTACGATTTTCGGGGACCCTGTAGAATTTAGATCACATCGCTCGGCATAATGACGAAGGATTCCGAGTTATGTATACAAGGatctgaaatataaatttacatgTGAAAGTATAAGTCGCCGTATACGTTGTATGTAATAAGCTTCATTTTACGGGAACCTCATTCCCGGTATCGACCCTCACCTTATAgcttgataataattttgcgtttttttttttctctcccttgtttttttcttttctttgtttttttttcgctttattcattttattttagaaGCGTATATTCCTGCGACTCATGAATAAACATTTACGTGTTATATAGTATTAagtggtacatacatacgtatacatacacacacacatagacAGATGactatgtatatttataccatGTACGTATTATGCGCAGAGCGAGGGAGGAAGCTGGTGGATGTTGCAAGTCGGGCTGCTGCAAAGACGGTAaagaagataagaaaaaagaagagaaaagagaatctAACGGGGTCGGCGGGGGATGCACGAAGGAAGCCAAAAAGGAATCCGCACCAAGTTCGGGGGGCGGTTGCTGCGGCGGCAAGAAATGATCTCACGAACGCTAAAAATCATCGATTTTCTCCAACGCGAGAGAAAGTCGGGGACACGGAAAAGATTATGTAATTACTGATCGGCGGTACAATATATCTCGCTACCGATGCATACTagccgtaatttttttaatacgtcTAAGATTTTAGTTCGTTGAGTTCGACGtggaatttatatatatgtagatgtaTTCAAAGTGAGTCTCAGGTAGCCAATTCCTAATAATTAATCTTAACTAATTCCTGGCGCTCTAGACGTCGCCGTCGCATTCCGTATAGGTAGGGCAATTATAAGCGCTTAATTGTAAAGTTATCCCATAACCTACGGGGTTTTGATTTCGcggcatacgtatgtacatacgatatacatacgtatacgtatacgtatgtacgggaTTACGTtggatacgtacgtaggacCGATTGTGCGACGTACTTGTTATACCCTCCGGAACTGCAGCAATATCAATTAAcgctttccctccccccctcccctcgttCTCGTCCCTTACATCGGCATTTATCGACGTGTACAGCTGCTTCTGGGTGGCGCACATGCCTTCGATTTCGACgtcgtacctatatatgtatgtatacgtacacgttcaGCGATATATCTAATTGTTGTGACGAAGGACTCTGCAACGACGACTGCAACTATACTGAACCTAGACTAATCGTCGCCGCACCGGGTCACGAAGATTCTGGGATCTGGGTTACGTGCACAACCGAAAACAATCCGACACCGGCAATGACGAACGTTCGTTCATTCACCGTTCGAGTTTCTATGAGCGATCCGCAGAtttgattttaaattcatccAGCGAGTGGGTATAGATCCGGTCTTACGCACGGAGACAATTAAGCAAACCAGCGGGAGGAAGGGGATTTCGtgcgagagcaaaaaaaaaaaataaataaataaatacaaaaaaggataaaatagACGGCGATTAGCATATTGTATTGTAGGAGATGATCCTGAGCGAGCTTTCGAGTCAGAAATAGACTGGAGATGGACGTGGATTTTTCGGGGAatgtagaaaattgaaaaaaaaaaaaaatagtcgtcggtggggaaaatttatttccagagcgaaaaattgaccCTCCGAGTCGCACGAACTGCGTGCGCGATGTAATACGTCGAGTGTGTATAGTCATAGGAAGAGGAACGCCCCTACGCTAGGTTCTGCAGTTTATTAAATCACGGGTTGAAGGGCA from Athalia rosae chromosome 1, iyAthRosa1.1, whole genome shotgun sequence carries:
- the LOC105690786 gene encoding metallothionein-1-like — protein: MCDHCSKVTGQKGYGGQVTCKCEGDHKKEEKEEASKDNGGCCGKKAREEAGGCCKSGCCKDGKEDKKKEEKRESNGVGGGCTKEAKKESAPSSGGGCCGGKK